In the Aneurinibacillus soli genome, one interval contains:
- a CDS encoding nitrite/sulfite reductase, protein MGYKPVWEANKEKLNKMEIVKLQKDGLDIIEDIRDNFSKNGFDSIPAEDMDLFKWAGVYQQKPKSDGYFMMRVRIPSGILSGEQARTLAGIARDYGRDLVDITTRQAIQFHWLTVEQLPDIFDRLAAVDLSSFEACGDCPRTIVGNPLAGIDPYELIDTTSLVKQLSDTFLGNRDFSNLPRKYKISISSNVYNAGHAEINDLAFTPASKVINGEEVIGFHIWVGGGLSARPYLAQKLDAFIRPEEVVEVSVAVTEIFRDYGYREKRHHARLKFLIADWGAEKFLAVLKEKTGELETAGDDRTIGWNAGYFTGVHKQRQEGLNYVGLSVPVGRLDANELEELARLADQYGNGSLRTCNSQNIVIADIPDASVPALLKERALERLTPEPKHFTAFAVSCTGNEFCNLALVETKERMRQLASFLDENIELDEPIRMHMIGCPNSCGQRNIADIGFQGALVKTEDGMQAAFDIFVGGTLGLEAKFNEKLKGRILAEKLPHVVLQLVAFYKEEKQEGESFFHFAQRVGTEPFSERVEAVLQQLP, encoded by the coding sequence ATGGGATACAAACCAGTATGGGAAGCGAACAAGGAGAAGCTGAACAAGATGGAAATCGTGAAGCTTCAAAAAGACGGCCTGGATATTATTGAGGACATCCGGGACAACTTTTCCAAAAACGGATTTGACTCCATTCCAGCTGAAGACATGGATTTGTTTAAATGGGCAGGGGTTTATCAGCAGAAGCCAAAAAGCGATGGCTACTTCATGATGCGGGTTCGGATTCCGTCCGGTATTCTGTCTGGAGAGCAGGCACGTACGCTCGCAGGGATTGCCCGTGATTATGGCCGTGATCTTGTTGACATCACAACGCGGCAGGCGATCCAGTTTCACTGGCTTACAGTAGAACAATTGCCGGATATTTTTGATCGATTGGCAGCGGTTGATTTGTCTTCATTTGAAGCATGTGGCGATTGTCCACGGACGATTGTCGGCAATCCGCTGGCGGGAATTGATCCGTATGAGTTGATTGATACAACGTCGCTTGTAAAGCAGTTGAGCGATACATTCCTTGGGAACCGCGATTTCTCGAATCTGCCGCGTAAATACAAAATTTCTATTTCATCTAATGTATACAATGCAGGTCATGCAGAAATTAATGACCTGGCCTTTACCCCGGCTTCTAAAGTGATCAATGGGGAAGAAGTGATCGGCTTCCATATCTGGGTCGGTGGCGGATTGTCAGCACGTCCGTATTTGGCACAAAAGCTGGACGCTTTTATCCGTCCAGAGGAAGTTGTGGAAGTATCGGTTGCGGTTACGGAGATTTTTCGTGACTATGGCTATCGTGAGAAGCGTCATCACGCACGGCTCAAGTTCCTTATAGCGGACTGGGGAGCTGAGAAGTTCCTGGCTGTATTGAAGGAGAAAACAGGTGAGCTAGAAACTGCCGGAGATGACCGGACAATCGGTTGGAATGCAGGCTACTTCACGGGTGTTCACAAACAGCGTCAGGAAGGGCTGAACTATGTTGGGCTTTCGGTTCCGGTTGGTCGTCTGGATGCGAATGAACTGGAAGAGCTGGCACGTCTGGCAGATCAGTATGGCAATGGTTCACTTCGCACATGTAATTCCCAGAACATTGTGATTGCAGATATACCGGATGCGAGCGTGCCGGCACTTTTGAAAGAGCGTGCGCTTGAGCGTCTGACGCCGGAACCGAAGCACTTCACAGCTTTTGCGGTTTCTTGCACGGGCAACGAGTTCTGTAATCTCGCACTTGTGGAGACAAAAGAAAGAATGCGCCAGCTTGCTTCATTCCTGGATGAAAACATTGAGCTGGATGAACCGATCCGCATGCATATGATCGGCTGCCCGAATTCTTGCGGCCAGCGCAATATTGCTGATATCGGATTCCAGGGTGCGCTGGTGAAGACAGAAGATGGCATGCAGGCGGCGTTCGATATTTTTGTTGGCGGTACATTAGGGCTGGAAGCTAAGTTTAACGAGAAGCTCAAAGGGCGCATTCTGGCGGAGAAACTGCCGCATGTCGTATTGCAGCTTGTGGCGTTCTATAAAGAAGAGAAGCAGGAAGGGGAAAGTTTCTTCCATTTCGCGCAACGAGTTGGCACGGAGCCATTCTCTGAGCGAGTAGAAGCTGTGCTTCAGCAGTTGCCATAA
- the cobA gene encoding uroporphyrinogen-III C-methyltransferase: MRTGKVYLVGAGPGDPKLITIRGAELIKQADVIVYDRLVHPHLLTYARNEAKLVYCGKLSGNHSMPQEQINQELVRYAQAGKQVVRLKGGDPFVFGRGGEEAEACVEVGIPFEIVPGVTAGIAAPAYAGIPVTHREYGSSFAIVTGHAKAGQPTTIEWEKLATAVDTLVFYMGVGNLPEIVSALLFHGRADHTPVALVRWGTYIDQQDTLVGTLATIIDDVKRAGFTSPAIIIVGDVVKLREKLAWFESKQHVFQSSGQGLIRHLPQVEATVGSANIQ; this comes from the coding sequence ATGCGAACAGGAAAAGTATACCTGGTAGGAGCAGGCCCAGGAGATCCAAAGTTAATTACGATACGGGGTGCAGAGTTGATCAAACAGGCAGATGTGATCGTATATGATCGGCTTGTTCACCCTCATCTGCTGACATACGCCCGGAATGAAGCAAAGCTTGTGTACTGTGGGAAGTTATCGGGTAATCACAGCATGCCACAGGAGCAGATTAATCAGGAACTGGTGCGCTATGCGCAGGCAGGCAAGCAAGTCGTACGACTGAAGGGTGGCGATCCGTTCGTATTCGGACGCGGTGGTGAAGAAGCGGAAGCTTGTGTAGAAGTAGGCATTCCGTTTGAAATTGTACCGGGTGTTACGGCAGGCATCGCTGCCCCAGCATATGCAGGTATCCCGGTGACACATCGGGAGTACGGCTCATCATTTGCAATCGTTACCGGTCATGCAAAGGCGGGCCAGCCAACAACGATTGAGTGGGAAAAGCTTGCGACAGCGGTTGATACACTTGTTTTTTATATGGGAGTAGGGAATCTTCCTGAGATTGTGAGTGCATTGTTGTTCCATGGTCGTGCAGATCATACACCGGTAGCACTCGTTCGTTGGGGAACGTACATCGATCAGCAGGATACGCTTGTTGGAACGCTTGCTACTATTATAGATGATGTAAAGCGTGCGGGCTTCACCTCGCCGGCTATTATTATCGTGGGTGATGTGGTAAAGCTGCGGGAGAAACTGGCCTGGTTCGAGTCTAAGCAGCACGTATTCCAAAGCAGCGGGCAGGGGCTGATACGCCACCTGCCACAAGTCGAAGCCACAGTCGGCTCGGCAAATATTCAATAG
- the gabT gene encoding 4-aminobutyrate--2-oxoglutarate transaminase produces the protein MSYKFANVKTPVPGPKAQELLNRRQQYVPKGVSYGIPTFVERAEGALLTDVDGNTFIDFAGAIGTINVGHCAPEVVEALHDQVDKYIHTGFNVMMYDSYIELAERLAKLAPGDHDKQVMFLNSGAEAVENAVKIARKYTKRPAVIVFSRGFHGRTLLTMSMTSKVKPYKYEFGPFASEIYKAPYHYSYRRPEGMTEEDYDTYILDEFKTFLKGDVAPEMVAAVVMEPVQGEGGFVVPSQKFVQGVAKICKEHGMLFVADEIQTGFCRTGKTFAIEHFDVVPDLMTVSKSLGAGVPISGVIGRKEIMEAANPGELGGTYAGSPLGCRAALAVLDIIEKHDLNKKSNDVGAKVMERFARLAEKYDIIGDVRGLGAMCAIEFVMDRATREPNKDVVTHLVAEANKRGLITLNAGLFGNVLRVLMPLVITDEQLEEGLDIIEESLAVAVSALQNR, from the coding sequence ATGTCTTATAAATTTGCCAATGTAAAAACACCAGTACCAGGCCCGAAAGCACAAGAACTGCTCAACCGTCGCCAGCAGTATGTTCCAAAAGGCGTCAGCTATGGCATCCCTACATTTGTAGAACGCGCGGAAGGCGCACTCCTTACTGACGTAGACGGCAACACATTCATCGATTTCGCAGGCGCAATCGGTACAATCAACGTTGGTCACTGTGCACCAGAAGTTGTCGAAGCCCTGCACGATCAAGTTGACAAATACATTCATACAGGCTTCAACGTTATGATGTACGACTCATACATTGAACTTGCAGAGCGTTTGGCTAAACTCGCACCAGGAGATCATGATAAACAAGTTATGTTCCTCAACAGTGGCGCAGAGGCAGTGGAAAACGCTGTTAAAATCGCTCGTAAATATACAAAACGCCCGGCTGTTATCGTATTCTCACGTGGTTTCCACGGTCGTACGCTGCTGACTATGTCAATGACAAGTAAAGTAAAACCTTACAAATATGAATTCGGTCCATTCGCATCTGAAATCTATAAAGCACCATACCACTACTCATACCGTCGTCCAGAAGGCATGACAGAGGAAGATTACGACACATACATCCTCGATGAGTTCAAAACATTCCTCAAAGGCGATGTTGCACCAGAAATGGTCGCAGCTGTTGTTATGGAACCTGTACAAGGAGAAGGCGGTTTCGTCGTTCCATCACAAAAATTCGTACAAGGCGTAGCTAAGATTTGTAAAGAACACGGCATGCTGTTCGTAGCGGATGAAATCCAAACAGGCTTCTGCCGCACAGGTAAAACATTTGCCATCGAACACTTCGATGTTGTACCGGATCTGATGACAGTTTCTAAATCACTAGGTGCAGGTGTACCGATCAGTGGTGTTATCGGTCGCAAAGAAATCATGGAAGCAGCAAACCCAGGCGAACTCGGCGGCACATACGCAGGAAGCCCACTCGGTTGCCGCGCAGCACTGGCTGTACTCGATATCATTGAAAAACACGATCTCAACAAAAAATCAAACGATGTCGGTGCTAAAGTTATGGAGCGCTTCGCCCGTCTTGCTGAGAAATACGATATAATTGGAGATGTGCGTGGCCTTGGCGCGATGTGCGCAATTGAGTTTGTTATGGACCGTGCAACACGCGAACCAAACAAAGACGTTGTAACTCACCTCGTTGCTGAAGCTAACAAACGTGGACTTATTACATTAAACGCTGGTCTATTTGGCAATGTGCTTCGCGTATTAATGCCACTCGTAATCACAGATGAGCAGCTTGAAGAAGGCCTCGATATCATCGAAGAATCACTCGCAGTCGCTGTGTCCGCACTACAAAACCGCTAA
- a CDS encoding aldehyde dehydrogenase family protein: protein MTQTVEKKHLYLAGEKKEASSYKQLRSPHTGEVIADVAVGTRADMKKAIDHADIAAKEMAKMPAHRRAAILQEVSRLLAERKEEAARILALEAAKPITVARGEIARTVETYQFAADEARRLHGETIPLDASAMGENRVAYTVREPLGVVGAITPFNFPFNLVAHKLGPAFAAGNVVVLKPADQTPLSSYFIADLFEEAGLPAGALQVIPGPGSEVGDELTIDPRVKLVTFTGSPEVGTLIRQKAGLKRVVLELGSNSGLIIDEGYDIDRIVKRTVTGAFTFMGQVCISLQRIYVHRSLYDAFVEKFVVETNNLRIGDPLDESTDISALISQRDVDRIAEWVDEAHKLGARVLTGGTEGSIVKPTVIVDVPPHAKVSCQETFAPVVVISPYDELDEAIDAVNDSRFGLQAGFYTNDIERAFYASDRLEVGGVMINDFPTFRVDQMPYGGVKESGMGREGIKYATEEMTEMKLICFNRNR, encoded by the coding sequence ATGACTCAAACCGTAGAAAAGAAACACCTGTATCTTGCAGGCGAAAAGAAGGAAGCCTCTTCCTACAAACAGCTCCGCTCCCCACATACTGGGGAGGTTATCGCTGACGTGGCCGTTGGAACACGTGCGGACATGAAAAAAGCGATCGACCATGCGGACATCGCTGCGAAAGAAATGGCAAAAATGCCGGCCCACCGCCGCGCTGCTATCCTGCAGGAGGTATCTCGCCTGCTCGCTGAGCGAAAAGAAGAAGCTGCACGTATTCTTGCTCTTGAAGCGGCGAAGCCAATCACGGTTGCACGTGGCGAAATCGCCCGTACAGTCGAAACGTATCAGTTCGCAGCTGACGAAGCACGCCGCCTGCATGGTGAAACCATTCCTCTCGATGCGTCTGCCATGGGTGAGAATCGCGTAGCGTACACCGTTCGTGAGCCGCTTGGCGTTGTAGGTGCTATTACACCTTTCAACTTCCCGTTCAACCTGGTAGCACACAAACTTGGACCTGCATTCGCAGCTGGCAACGTTGTCGTTCTCAAACCAGCCGATCAAACACCGCTATCTTCTTACTTCATCGCGGATCTATTTGAAGAAGCAGGGTTGCCAGCAGGCGCTCTTCAGGTCATTCCTGGACCGGGCAGCGAAGTAGGCGATGAGCTGACAATCGATCCGCGTGTGAAGCTTGTTACGTTCACAGGTAGCCCGGAAGTCGGTACGCTGATCCGCCAGAAAGCAGGACTGAAACGCGTGGTGCTTGAACTTGGTTCGAACTCTGGTCTGATCATTGACGAAGGTTATGATATCGACCGTATTGTGAAACGCACCGTAACAGGAGCATTCACATTCATGGGCCAGGTATGCATCTCCCTGCAGCGCATCTATGTACATCGTTCACTGTACGATGCATTTGTCGAAAAATTCGTAGTGGAAACAAACAATCTTCGCATCGGTGATCCGCTTGATGAGAGTACAGACATCTCAGCTCTGATCTCACAACGCGATGTAGACCGGATTGCGGAATGGGTAGACGAAGCCCACAAACTTGGCGCACGCGTGCTGACAGGCGGTACAGAAGGCAGCATCGTGAAGCCAACTGTGATCGTCGATGTTCCACCTCATGCTAAAGTAAGCTGCCAGGAAACATTTGCCCCAGTTGTGGTCATCAGCCCATACGATGAGCTAGATGAAGCAATCGACGCGGTGAACGATTCCCGTTTCGGACTGCAAGCTGGATTCTATACCAATGATATCGAACGTGCTTTCTATGCATCAGATCGCCTTGAAGTGGGCGGCGTGATGATTAACGACTTCCCTACTTTCCGTGTTGACCAAATGCCATACGGCGGTGTAAAAGAAAGCGGAATGGGACGCGAAGGCATTAAATATGCAACAGAAGAAATGACCGAGATGAAGCTGATCTGCTTTAACCGCAACCGCTAA
- a CDS encoding sigma-54 interaction domain-containing protein, protein MTTKFDPAPFLDQFALGFCRLDEDVLQYNERIKEWYLMNGWTVDTLAGHIHRRLTSGDTQFALDGYLWEGHIPADTHASIWVVFPHETKILHAPEEYEHLYAELQSVFDASYDEIFVTDGAGYTVRVNSACERNYGLAAEDIIGRHVNDLVADGIFSRSATLDVIKKRERINLIQETQNGRKLLVTATPVFSSDGEVIRVVSNSRDITELLHLREQLDQLQERVESYEEALQNQEASSGMTLTVRSPAMLKILAKVEKVARVDSTILLLGESGVGKTHLVHYLHNLSARRAAPLLSINCSALPESLIESELFGYESGAFSGALQKGKKGLFEAANGGTLFLDEIGELPLTVQAKLLTALQERKFFRVGGTTPVHVDVRIIAATNQDLKQKVETKTFRSDLYYRLNVIPITVPPLRERREDIVPLALRFLDEFKEQYGIAKRLTHTGAEELRRASWQGNIRELRNFLERLVVTVDEDELTAAHIAGALADERNEEPPAQVSTLPLKEQLDWYEGQIVRRAYETCRSTYELAELLGISQSSAVRKVNKYVKEI, encoded by the coding sequence ATGACAACAAAGTTTGATCCTGCACCATTTCTTGACCAATTTGCTCTCGGCTTTTGCCGGCTTGACGAAGATGTTCTCCAGTACAACGAACGGATTAAAGAATGGTATCTTATGAATGGCTGGACGGTGGATACGCTTGCCGGGCATATCCATCGTCGCCTGACAAGTGGTGACACACAGTTTGCACTCGATGGGTATCTCTGGGAAGGACATATTCCAGCAGACACTCATGCTTCCATATGGGTCGTATTCCCACATGAGACAAAAATCTTGCATGCACCAGAAGAATATGAGCATCTGTACGCTGAATTACAAAGCGTATTTGACGCTTCGTATGACGAGATTTTCGTTACGGATGGCGCAGGCTACACCGTTCGGGTCAATAGTGCGTGCGAACGCAATTACGGACTTGCAGCCGAAGATATCATTGGACGACACGTTAATGATCTTGTCGCAGATGGCATTTTTTCACGCTCCGCGACCCTTGATGTCATCAAGAAGCGAGAGCGTATTAACCTCATTCAAGAGACGCAGAACGGACGGAAGTTACTGGTTACCGCAACACCCGTGTTCTCATCAGATGGTGAAGTCATCCGGGTCGTTAGTAACTCACGTGACATTACCGAGCTTCTACACCTGCGTGAACAACTAGACCAGCTGCAAGAGAGGGTCGAAAGTTACGAGGAAGCTCTCCAAAACCAGGAAGCATCCTCCGGCATGACACTGACTGTACGCAGTCCAGCCATGCTGAAAATTCTAGCTAAAGTAGAAAAAGTAGCCCGGGTAGACAGTACGATTCTTCTGCTCGGTGAATCGGGTGTCGGTAAAACCCACCTCGTTCACTACCTGCACAATTTAAGTGCACGCCGGGCTGCCCCACTTCTTTCTATCAACTGTAGTGCCCTGCCGGAATCACTCATTGAATCCGAGCTGTTCGGCTATGAGTCCGGTGCTTTCTCCGGTGCGTTGCAGAAGGGTAAAAAAGGGTTGTTTGAAGCGGCAAACGGGGGCACGTTGTTCCTTGACGAGATCGGAGAGCTGCCGTTAACTGTACAGGCTAAGCTGCTTACTGCCCTGCAGGAACGGAAGTTTTTCCGCGTCGGCGGCACCACCCCTGTTCATGTAGATGTACGTATCATCGCCGCCACGAATCAAGATTTAAAACAAAAAGTGGAGACCAAGACGTTCCGCAGCGACCTCTATTACCGGTTAAATGTCATTCCCATCACCGTTCCCCCACTGCGCGAACGACGGGAGGATATTGTCCCACTAGCCTTACGCTTCCTTGATGAATTCAAGGAGCAGTACGGCATCGCTAAGCGCCTTACTCACACAGGTGCAGAGGAGCTTAGGCGGGCGTCCTGGCAGGGAAACATCCGGGAGCTGCGTAATTTTCTTGAGCGTCTGGTCGTCACCGTTGACGAGGACGAGCTAACAGCGGCACACATCGCAGGCGCCTTAGCCGACGAACGCAATGAAGAGCCACCGGCACAGGTTTCCACCCTGCCGTTGAAAGAGCAGCTTGACTGGTACGAAGGCCAGATTGTACGACGGGCGTATGAGACATGCCGCAGTACGTACGAACTCGCCGAACTGCTGGGCATCAGTCAGTCCAGCGCGGTACGAAAAGTGAATAAATACGTAAAGGAAATATAA
- a CDS encoding methyl-accepting chemotaxis protein, producing MRFSSIKLRTMLSILPVTILTLIALVFISYFYSRSLIENEISQKMNYQLDSVSTALQNRITAHSKVTEGLARSIEVSAASLTPDQYIAMLKNNVGINEDTFGLGVFFEPYHYRPGLKYFSYYAYRNNGSISHTDEYSKEAYNYPNQDWYKAGKASKDPVAYTAPYFDSVTQVSMVTASVPLYDRNKNFIGVATGDINLTNLQKIVTETKVGSTGWAFLLDSNGTYLAQPDAKKVMTTKLNQDPNASLAKLANSMLTEQKGRASFTDQNGTNDLFFTKIPHTNWVLAMVMPEKELFAPLQSLLNRLLLISVISIFVIVAVILLYSRYITSNIKKINDASLVLAEGDFTQTIAVNSADEFGQMAQNFNDMTGKIRDLMGHVSNNSHHVAATAEQLTASAEQTSQATEQIAVSIQEVASGADTQSKIVSDTNRLVENVSDRMQLITQKIQSVNGASHHAASTSTTGIEVMENMRKQITTIHEKVHRSSDVVNTLGQKSEEIGNILSLITSIAEQTNLLALNAAIEAARAGEHGKGFAVVADEVRKLAEQSANAAGEIHTLITQIQTESGNAVEAMQEGSTAVNEGITMVSNASHAFEEIRTAVGGVSTQIEEATDSFIKIQSGITQIVQAMNDLTHTFELAAENTQHVAAAVEEQTASMEEVASASTLLSRSAEELNEVVSRFKV from the coding sequence ATGAGATTCTCAAGCATTAAACTACGTACTATGCTTTCCATTCTTCCAGTGACCATCCTTACACTTATCGCTCTTGTTTTCATCTCTTATTTTTATTCCCGCTCCCTCATCGAAAATGAAATTTCCCAGAAAATGAATTATCAACTGGACAGCGTCAGTACAGCTTTACAAAACCGAATTACGGCTCACAGTAAGGTAACAGAAGGGCTGGCACGTTCTATAGAAGTAAGTGCTGCCTCCCTCACACCGGACCAGTATATCGCTATGCTGAAAAATAATGTAGGGATAAATGAAGATACATTCGGTCTGGGTGTTTTCTTTGAACCGTACCACTACCGTCCAGGTCTCAAATACTTCTCGTACTATGCGTATCGCAATAACGGCTCTATCTCCCATACAGATGAGTACAGCAAAGAAGCGTACAATTACCCTAATCAGGACTGGTACAAAGCGGGCAAGGCTTCTAAAGATCCCGTTGCCTATACCGCTCCTTATTTTGATTCTGTGACCCAGGTTTCCATGGTAACCGCATCTGTTCCTCTTTACGACCGGAACAAAAACTTTATCGGTGTAGCAACAGGCGATATTAATTTAACTAACTTGCAAAAAATCGTGACCGAAACAAAAGTCGGGTCTACCGGGTGGGCATTTCTTCTCGACAGCAATGGCACCTATCTCGCACAACCTGATGCAAAGAAAGTAATGACCACAAAGTTGAATCAAGATCCAAATGCGTCACTGGCCAAGCTAGCCAACAGCATGCTTACCGAACAAAAAGGGAGAGCTTCTTTCACCGATCAAAACGGGACAAACGATCTGTTCTTCACAAAAATCCCTCATACAAACTGGGTACTCGCTATGGTGATGCCGGAAAAAGAACTGTTTGCTCCACTGCAATCGCTGCTTAACCGCTTACTGCTCATCAGTGTCATCTCCATTTTTGTCATTGTGGCCGTTATTTTACTGTATAGCCGCTATATTACATCGAATATTAAAAAAATTAATGACGCTTCCCTGGTGCTGGCAGAAGGAGATTTCACACAGACGATTGCCGTTAACTCAGCGGATGAATTTGGTCAGATGGCTCAAAACTTCAATGATATGACAGGAAAAATACGTGATCTGATGGGTCATGTATCCAATAACTCTCACCATGTAGCCGCGACCGCTGAGCAACTGACAGCGAGCGCAGAACAGACAAGCCAGGCAACCGAACAAATTGCCGTCTCGATTCAAGAAGTTGCTTCCGGGGCTGATACTCAATCAAAAATCGTATCGGATACAAACCGCCTCGTAGAAAATGTATCCGACCGCATGCAGCTTATCACGCAAAAGATCCAGAGTGTAAACGGAGCTTCTCATCATGCAGCCAGCACTTCTACCACAGGGATTGAAGTCATGGAAAACATGCGGAAGCAGATTACGACCATTCACGAAAAAGTCCACCGCTCTTCTGATGTCGTCAATACTCTCGGACAGAAGTCGGAAGAAATCGGAAATATTCTATCATTAATTACATCTATCGCTGAACAAACCAATCTGCTTGCTCTTAACGCTGCCATTGAAGCAGCACGTGCTGGAGAACACGGGAAAGGCTTCGCAGTTGTGGCGGATGAAGTCCGCAAACTGGCCGAACAATCGGCCAATGCAGCCGGTGAAATTCATACACTGATTACACAAATTCAAACAGAAAGCGGAAATGCAGTAGAAGCCATGCAGGAAGGAAGTACAGCTGTAAACGAAGGCATCACGATGGTCAGCAACGCTTCTCATGCTTTTGAAGAGATTCGTACCGCTGTTGGAGGCGTGTCTACTCAGATTGAAGAAGCTACTGATTCATTTATAAAGATTCAGTCCGGCATTACCCAAATCGTACAAGCTATGAACGATCTTACTCATACCTTTGAACTGGCTGCTGAGAATACGCAGCACGTAGCGGCAGCTGTAGAAGAACAGACTGCTTCTATGGAGGAAGTGGCGAGCGCTTCTACCCTGTTGTCACGATCAGCAGAAGAGCTGAATGAAGTTGTAAGTCGTTTTAAAGTCTAA
- a CDS encoding RNA-guided endonuclease InsQ/TnpB family protein, with amino-acid sequence MLRGCKTEIYPTPEQADKINRTIGTCRFIYNLYLSKNKEQYEKDKTFLTANDFSKLVNHDISKQDEYKWMKEVSSKAVKQAMVNGEKAFKKFFKGLAKYPRFKKKKNQDVKAYFPKNNQTDWTVERHRIKMPTLGWVRLKEKGYIPVNAKVRSGTVSQRAGRYFVSVLIDVQERYEQAERGDGIGIDVGVKDFMSESDGQVFGNINKTSAIKRTEKRLKRAQRALSRKYEQRKRGEKSATYRGSNIRKAVLRVQTLHMRLANIRSAYRSYVVSMLVKTKPAFITLEKLNVKGMVKNRHVARAVSNQGFYDFKLKLLSVCRKYGIEVREVGAFYPSSKLCSCCGHKKVQLSLSERTFICENCGISLDRDFNASLNLKQATEYTVLT; translated from the coding sequence ATGTTACGTGGATGTAAGACGGAAATCTATCCTACACCAGAGCAAGCGGACAAGATCAACCGAACCATTGGGACGTGTCGATTTATTTACAATCTGTATCTTTCCAAGAATAAAGAGCAGTACGAGAAAGATAAGACGTTCCTTACAGCCAACGACTTTTCCAAACTTGTAAATCATGATATTTCTAAGCAAGATGAGTATAAGTGGATGAAGGAAGTATCATCCAAAGCGGTTAAACAGGCGATGGTGAACGGGGAGAAAGCGTTCAAAAAGTTCTTTAAGGGATTAGCCAAGTATCCACGCTTCAAGAAGAAAAAGAATCAGGATGTAAAAGCTTATTTCCCTAAGAACAACCAAACAGACTGGACGGTAGAACGGCATCGCATAAAGATGCCTACGCTTGGATGGGTACGCCTGAAAGAAAAGGGCTATATCCCGGTAAACGCAAAGGTACGAAGTGGCACAGTATCACAAAGAGCAGGTCGATATTTTGTTAGTGTATTGATTGACGTACAGGAGCGTTATGAGCAAGCAGAACGAGGAGACGGCATTGGAATTGACGTGGGAGTAAAAGATTTTATGAGTGAAAGTGACGGGCAAGTATTCGGCAATATCAACAAAACTTCCGCAATTAAGCGCACAGAAAAGCGACTGAAACGAGCGCAACGTGCGTTATCAAGAAAATATGAGCAACGAAAGAGAGGTGAAAAGTCTGCCACTTATCGCGGAAGTAACATACGCAAAGCTGTGTTGAGAGTGCAAACGTTGCACATGCGACTTGCTAATATACGTTCAGCGTACCGTTCCTATGTTGTGAGTATGCTGGTGAAAACCAAGCCAGCATTTATCACATTGGAGAAATTAAACGTAAAAGGAATGGTCAAGAACAGACATGTAGCAAGAGCCGTTTCCAATCAGGGATTCTATGATTTCAAGTTGAAACTTCTATCCGTATGTAGGAAGTACGGGATTGAAGTGCGAGAAGTCGGTGCGTTTTATCCATCGTCTAAGCTATGTAGTTGCTGTGGGCATAAAAAGGTACAACTCTCCCTAAGTGAGCGTACTTTCATCTGTGAAAACTGCGGAATAAGCTTAGATCGTGACTTCAACGCATCCTTGAATCTGAAACAAGCAACGGAATATACCGTATTAACCTAA